A section of the bacterium (Candidatus Blackallbacteria) CG13_big_fil_rev_8_21_14_2_50_49_14 genome encodes:
- a CDS encoding biotin--[acetyl-CoA-carboxylase] ligase — MRWQIQSFEVLDSTQNHLRAHALTLPEGFVVCAAQQTQGHGREGRAWFSQPGGLYFSCLLKPAQILPLLPWVLLLAVCQSLEELSGLTLTLKWPNDLLLGGQKLAGMLIDAQIQGNLPRYYVCGVGVNLNQTAFPADLAATSLHVQTGLFFSPEVICEKILDRLAWEYELLCLGPEKWLETKQSEQNRAIQIGYNTQEIKTLGDFLND; from the coding sequence TTGCGCTGGCAGATTCAATCCTTTGAAGTTCTGGATTCCACTCAAAATCACTTGCGTGCCCATGCGCTGACTTTGCCTGAAGGTTTTGTGGTTTGTGCGGCTCAGCAGACGCAGGGGCATGGCCGTGAAGGGCGGGCCTGGTTTTCCCAGCCTGGGGGCTTGTATTTTTCCTGTCTGTTAAAACCTGCTCAGATTCTGCCGCTCTTGCCCTGGGTTTTGTTGCTGGCTGTCTGCCAAAGCCTGGAAGAACTCAGCGGGCTGACGCTGACCCTGAAATGGCCCAATGATCTCTTACTGGGGGGGCAAAAATTGGCTGGCATGCTGATTGATGCACAAATCCAAGGAAATCTGCCCCGCTATTATGTCTGTGGCGTGGGGGTCAATCTTAACCAGACAGCCTTTCCAGCGGATTTGGCTGCGACTTCCCTGCATGTACAGACAGGCTTGTTCTTTTCTCCAGAAGTGATTTGTGAGAAGATCCTGGATCGCTTGGCTTGGGAGTATGAACTGCTTTGCCTGGGCCCTGAAAAATGGCTGGAAACAAAGCAATCAGAACAAAATCGCGCGATTCAAATCGGGTATAATACCCAAGAGATTAAAACACTGGGAGATTTCTTAAATGACTGA
- the truB gene encoding tRNA pseudouridine(55) synthase TruB, with product MSEISEGYWLAIDKPTGHTSHDVVAIARKTLQIRRIGHSGTLDPDVTGVLVLAVGKATRLIQYLPGGKVYRGKFKLGITTDSQDASGKILSEQPVPNLSEAELRSALSAFLGKQAQIPPMVSAVSYQGKRLYQLARKGIEIADRPARSIEIHRLELLSWLSPLLEIEVACSAGTYIRTLAHDLGQKLGCGAHLHELTRIEANGVSLQQCLPLAELKTSPEKAVKLAMDAPLAHLEALYLSQAEGLRFLRGQRFSPETPASPDQPLRIYAQNHFLGMGQIQAQELKSLCVFQEPQLLLELSSELT from the coding sequence TTGAGCGAAATCTCTGAAGGCTATTGGCTGGCCATCGACAAACCCACAGGGCATACCTCGCATGATGTGGTGGCGATTGCCCGCAAGACCTTGCAGATCCGCCGCATCGGACACAGTGGCACCCTGGACCCCGATGTGACCGGTGTATTGGTTCTGGCGGTGGGTAAAGCCACGCGCCTGATTCAGTATTTGCCGGGTGGCAAGGTCTACCGGGGAAAATTCAAATTGGGGATCACCACCGACAGCCAGGACGCCTCAGGAAAAATTCTGAGTGAACAGCCTGTACCCAACCTCAGTGAAGCAGAACTTCGCTCTGCGCTCAGTGCTTTTCTTGGGAAACAGGCCCAAATTCCGCCCATGGTTTCAGCCGTCTCTTATCAGGGCAAACGGCTGTATCAACTGGCGCGCAAAGGCATTGAAATTGCCGATCGCCCAGCCCGCAGCATTGAAATTCACCGTTTGGAACTCTTGTCGTGGCTCTCACCCCTGCTTGAAATTGAAGTGGCCTGTTCAGCGGGCACGTATATCCGCACCCTGGCCCATGATTTAGGTCAAAAGCTGGGCTGTGGCGCACATTTGCATGAACTGACACGGATCGAGGCCAATGGGGTCTCGCTTCAGCAATGTCTGCCGCTGGCAGAGCTGAAAACCAGCCCGGAAAAAGCCGTCAAACTGGCAATGGACGCCCCTTTGGCGCATCTTGAGGCCTTGTATTTAAGCCAAGCGGAAGGGCTGCGTTTTTTACGCGGTCAACGCTTCAGCCCAGAAACGCCGGCCAGCCCAGATCAGCCCCTGCGAATTTATGCCCAGAACCACTTCCTGGGCATGGGTCAGATTCAGGCCCAGGAATTAAAATCCCTGTGTGTTTTTCAAGAGCCTCAGTTATTGCTCGAGCTTTCAAGTGAACTGACCTGA
- a CDS encoding ribosome-binding factor A, with translation MANTLRVEKITAEILRALSEILRTEVHDLRVAEHFGSITRVDLTRDLRHATVYISVFGDQESQKAFMDGLASARGFIRSELGRRVRLRHIPDLHFKLDLSLEKGAQVISLIENLRSQGQL, from the coding sequence GTGGCAAATACCCTTCGTGTTGAAAAAATTACAGCTGAAATTCTGCGTGCCTTGAGTGAAATTCTGCGCACGGAAGTACACGACCTGCGCGTGGCAGAACATTTTGGCTCGATCACACGGGTCGATTTAACCCGTGATTTGCGCCATGCCACCGTGTATATCAGTGTTTTTGGTGATCAAGAAAGTCAAAAAGCCTTTATGGATGGGCTGGCCTCTGCCAGAGGCTTTATTCGCAGTGAATTGGGCCGGCGGGTGCGTCTGCGCCATATCCCTGATTTGCATTTTAAGCTGGACCTCTCACTTGAAAAAGGGGCCCAAGTCATTTCTCTGATTGAAAACCTGCGTTCCCAAGGTCAACTTTGA
- a CDS encoding dipeptidase PepE: MSPRLLLISSSRIHGQAYMAYCKHEVQDFWGSTRKLLFIPYASVDHASYTDKVRTFLEPFGFEIQGLNEVSDPHQALLAAEGVFTGGGNTFLLVHSLQTRELMAPLREKVLAGMPYMGSSAGSNIACPTLKTTNDMPIIQPPSFETLNLLPLQINPHYLDPQPDSTHMGESREDRIREFHQLNTSPVLGLREGALLRREGTQLSLLGVAGARLFQAGQASQEFSPGADLSFLLA, encoded by the coding sequence ATGTCACCCCGTTTATTACTGATCAGCAGCAGCCGGATTCATGGCCAGGCGTATATGGCCTACTGCAAACACGAAGTACAGGATTTCTGGGGAAGCACCCGCAAACTGCTGTTTATCCCCTACGCCTCGGTCGATCATGCAAGCTATACCGACAAAGTACGCACCTTTCTTGAGCCCTTTGGCTTTGAGATTCAGGGTTTAAACGAAGTCTCAGACCCCCACCAGGCCCTCTTAGCGGCCGAAGGCGTCTTTACGGGCGGCGGCAATACCTTCCTTTTGGTACATAGCCTGCAAACCCGCGAACTGATGGCCCCCCTGCGTGAAAAAGTTCTGGCCGGTATGCCCTATATGGGCAGCAGTGCCGGTTCAAATATTGCCTGCCCGACCCTCAAAACCACCAACGATATGCCGATTATTCAGCCGCCCTCCTTTGAGACCCTGAATCTGCTGCCCTTGCAAATCAACCCTCACTATCTCGATCCTCAGCCCGACTCCACCCATATGGGTGAATCGCGCGAAGACCGGATACGTGAATTTCATCAACTGAACACATCTCCTGTCCTTGGGCTGCGTGAAGGAGCCCTGCTGCGCAGAGAAGGGACACAACTTTCACTTTTGGGCGTGGCCGGCGCCCGCCTCTTTCAAGCCGGACAAGCCTCTCAGGAGTTCTCCCCAGGAGCAGACCTGAGTTTCCTGCTGGCATAG
- a CDS encoding short-chain dehydrogenase, with amino-acid sequence MQGVKTGMPADVVFAYFRRLRALKVDYKNQRVLVTGASSGIGREMALQLAQAGVKSLILVARRAALLEELQRELLLKQPALKVMIYPCDLSEQTAIDSLLYFISREVGAVDILINNAGFGDYALFENTSWAKTEKMLRLNIEGLTYLSHKLVGPMIALGRGAILNVSSGLGFFFMPGMSVYAATKHYVTAFSEALRIELKGTGVVVSQLCPGPVATEFAEVAGTYELQAQAPSGVIIGAEQCAREALAGFARGQALIVPGEAMRVLTFLGRLVPRPLLRLALSNTRRRLARIHTEKAGAHA; translated from the coding sequence ATGCAGGGAGTCAAGACAGGCATGCCTGCCGACGTTGTTTTTGCTTATTTCAGGAGGTTGAGGGCATTGAAAGTCGATTATAAAAATCAACGGGTGCTGGTAACCGGCGCCTCTTCCGGGATTGGGCGTGAAATGGCCCTGCAGTTGGCGCAAGCAGGAGTCAAATCGTTGATCCTGGTTGCCCGGCGTGCAGCATTGCTGGAAGAGCTTCAGCGTGAACTGCTGCTGAAACAACCGGCTCTTAAGGTCATGATTTACCCCTGTGATTTGTCTGAACAAACGGCAATCGACTCCCTCCTGTATTTTATTTCACGCGAAGTGGGAGCCGTGGATATTTTGATCAACAATGCGGGTTTTGGCGATTATGCCTTGTTTGAAAATACCTCCTGGGCCAAAACTGAAAAAATGCTGCGTCTGAATATTGAAGGCCTGACGTATTTAAGCCACAAACTGGTGGGGCCCATGATTGCCTTGGGCCGGGGCGCGATTCTGAATGTGAGTTCAGGTTTGGGCTTCTTTTTTATGCCCGGTATGAGTGTCTATGCTGCCACCAAACATTATGTCACGGCGTTCAGCGAAGCCCTGAGAATTGAACTCAAAGGCACGGGCGTTGTGGTTTCTCAACTCTGCCCTGGCCCTGTCGCGACGGAGTTTGCAGAGGTGGCTGGCACATATGAGCTTCAGGCCCAGGCCCCCAGTGGCGTAATCATTGGGGCTGAACAATGTGCCCGTGAGGCGTTGGCGGGTTTTGCACGTGGGCAGGCTTTGATTGTACCGGGCGAAGCCATGCGGGTGCTTACCTTTTTAGGACGGCTTGTACCCCGGCCGCTCTTGCGTCTGGCGCTGTCCAATACCCGTAGACGTCTGGCGCGTATTCACACTGAAAAGGCAGGTGCTCACGCATGA
- a CDS encoding SAM-dependent methyltransferase: protein MKRRKRIQFWRPSRSGFCSMNPNCPLRCKRFTLTGNRSRPEMFEHSAAWYDALYSFKDYRREAEILRAGIQQRLPQAQTLLDVACGTAAHHPALLESFQVDGLDLNPVLLELAAPKNPEGHFFQADMTRFELKQRYDVITCLFSSIGYLDSVHALEQACSHFAQHLKRPGLLAIEPWFTPETWKPGKVHMLTHEGPDLKICRMNRSETLNHQSVLHFHYLVGTELEGVRSFEEIHTLSLFSRQEFQTALEKAGFQVDYDPEGLTGRGLYWGFLA, encoded by the coding sequence ATGAAGCGGCGCAAGAGAATCCAATTCTGGCGACCAAGCCGCTCAGGCTTTTGCAGCATGAATCCGAATTGCCCGCTGCGCTGCAAGCGCTTTACACTGACTGGCAACAGAAGCAGGCCTGAAATGTTTGAACACAGTGCAGCCTGGTATGATGCGCTTTATAGTTTTAAGGATTATCGGCGCGAAGCTGAGATCTTGCGTGCTGGGATTCAGCAGCGTCTGCCGCAGGCCCAAACCCTTCTGGACGTGGCCTGCGGTACGGCGGCACACCACCCTGCTCTGCTGGAAAGCTTTCAGGTCGATGGCCTGGATTTAAACCCTGTACTTTTAGAATTGGCAGCGCCCAAGAATCCTGAGGGGCATTTTTTTCAGGCCGACATGACCCGGTTTGAACTCAAGCAACGCTATGATGTGATCACCTGTCTGTTCAGCTCCATCGGCTACTTAGACAGCGTGCATGCTTTGGAGCAGGCTTGTTCGCACTTTGCCCAGCATTTGAAACGGCCTGGCCTGCTCGCGATTGAACCCTGGTTTACCCCTGAAACCTGGAAACCAGGAAAGGTGCATATGCTGACCCATGAGGGGCCAGATCTGAAAATCTGTCGCATGAACCGCTCCGAAACCCTGAACCATCAGTCGGTTTTGCATTTTCATTATCTGGTGGGAACCGAGCTGGAGGGGGTACGTTCTTTTGAGGAGATTCATACCCTCAGCCTTTTCAGCCGCCAAGAGTTCCAAACTGCGCTTGAAAAAGCGGGGTTTCAAGTAGACTATGACCCCGAAGGCCTGACCGGGCGGGGGCTTTACTGGGGTTTTTTGGCGTAA
- a CDS encoding RNA methyltransferase, protein MAFDPGLAERLRTLFQDLPETQEKKMFGGLCFLVSKHMCCGIVGEKLMARVGPEQYEACLKKAHVLPMDFTGKPMKGMVYILPEGFAEDQTLSEWVEICLQFVHSLPPK, encoded by the coding sequence ATGGCTTTTGATCCCGGCTTGGCAGAAAGACTGCGCACGCTTTTTCAAGATTTGCCCGAAACCCAAGAAAAAAAGATGTTTGGGGGCCTCTGTTTCTTAGTCTCCAAGCATATGTGCTGTGGAATTGTCGGCGAGAAACTGATGGCACGGGTTGGCCCCGAGCAATACGAAGCCTGCCTGAAAAAAGCACATGTTCTGCCCATGGATTTTACGGGCAAACCAATGAAAGGGATGGTTTATATTTTGCCTGAAGGGTTTGCTGAGGATCAGACTTTAAGCGAGTGGGTGGAAATCTGTCTGCAATTTGTGCATTCCTTGCCACCTAAATAA
- a CDS encoding F0F1 ATP synthase subunit gamma, which yields MSNTTVSLRHKIASAQELQSVVRTMKVLAASSIRQYEQAVEALADYVRNIELGLSVCFRNDKAFYQGKSTPSTRSDIRIGAVIFGSDQGLVGPFNEIIVDFALKTLGGHADQAEIWAVGERVQTRLQDSKQALMGCFAVPNSVKAITPLITQILIESESRQSQGEVSEFHLFYNRPLSGSIYEPVSQALLPLDQNWMHHLSQIHWPSKNLPTVLGHNRPTLQVLIREYLFVSLFRACAESLASENASRLAAMQRADKNIEELLEDLNGHFYRLRQRGIDEELFDLTSGFEALKQNEKTHSSFQKAGPHGT from the coding sequence ATGAGCAATACCACGGTCAGCCTGCGCCATAAAATTGCCAGTGCCCAGGAACTTCAGTCGGTGGTACGCACCATGAAGGTTTTGGCCGCCTCCAGTATCCGCCAATATGAACAGGCGGTGGAAGCTCTCGCCGACTATGTTCGGAATATTGAGCTGGGTTTAAGCGTTTGCTTTCGCAATGACAAAGCCTTTTACCAAGGCAAAAGCACTCCCAGTACCCGTTCAGACATCCGAATCGGAGCTGTGATTTTCGGATCTGACCAAGGTTTGGTCGGCCCCTTTAATGAAATCATTGTCGACTTTGCTCTCAAGACCTTGGGGGGGCATGCTGACCAAGCAGAAATCTGGGCGGTGGGCGAACGGGTCCAAACCCGTTTACAGGATTCGAAACAGGCTTTGATGGGCTGCTTTGCCGTACCCAACTCCGTCAAAGCAATCACCCCCTTGATCACACAAATCTTAATCGAAAGTGAATCCCGGCAAAGCCAGGGAGAAGTCAGCGAATTTCACCTGTTTTATAACCGCCCCCTCTCGGGTTCAATTTATGAGCCCGTCAGTCAGGCCTTGCTCCCCCTCGATCAAAACTGGATGCACCATCTGAGCCAAATTCACTGGCCCTCAAAAAACTTACCCACAGTGCTGGGTCACAACAGGCCAACCCTGCAGGTCTTGATTCGGGAATATCTCTTTGTTTCGCTTTTTCGTGCCTGCGCAGAATCATTGGCCAGTGAAAATGCCAGCCGTCTGGCCGCCATGCAGCGGGCCGATAAAAATATTGAAGAACTGCTCGAAGACCTCAATGGCCACTTTTACCGTTTGCGTCAGCGAGGTATTGATGAAGAACTCTTTGATCTGACCTCTGGCTTTGAGGCCCTTAAACAAAACGAAAAAACACACTCTTCTTTTCAGAAAGCAGGCCCACATGGCACTTAA
- a CDS encoding F0F1 ATP synthase subunit alpha (produces ATP from ADP in the presence of a proton gradient across the membrane. The alpha chain is a catalytic subunit): protein MSTEELKAKVEALFTELSAARENFTPSLSLRETGTITSVATGFVKVSGLPGVGFDELVVFPDNVLGIAFNIDAEEVGVVLLGEYWKLQAGDEVRRTGRVMDIGVGEALLGRVINPLGQALDQKGPVRPQHRLPIERPAPHIMDRAPVTVPLQTGIKVIDAMIPIGRGQRELILGDRQTGKTSLAIDTILNQRDQDVICIYCVIGQRASAVAKVIATLKEQGALDYTVVVVTEGNDPPGLAYIAPYAATSIAEYFMEAGHDTLIVYDDLTHHARAYRELSLLMRRPPGREAFPGDIFYLHSRLLERATRLRPELGGGSLTALPIIETEAQDISAYIPTNLISITDGQIYLSPTLFELGILPAIDAGKSVSRVGGKAQYPIYRAAAGDLKLAYAQFEELESFARFGARLDEETQKIIAHGRRIRACLKQPELAPVNLPVQIAVLLALSQKEFDRIPLDQIAAALEALNQAFTPKICSQLPPPEKMGKPEEDFLLEIARQTLQAFQRQPEKPNTP, encoded by the coding sequence ATGAGCACTGAAGAGCTGAAAGCAAAGGTAGAGGCGCTCTTCACGGAACTCAGCGCAGCAAGGGAAAACTTCACCCCTTCACTCAGCCTGCGTGAAACCGGCACGATTACCAGCGTAGCCACAGGTTTTGTAAAGGTATCTGGCCTGCCGGGTGTGGGCTTCGATGAATTGGTTGTTTTTCCAGACAATGTGCTGGGTATTGCTTTCAATATCGACGCCGAGGAAGTTGGGGTGGTGCTGCTGGGCGAATATTGGAAACTCCAAGCTGGCGACGAGGTCAGACGCACGGGCCGGGTCATGGATATTGGCGTAGGCGAAGCACTGCTGGGACGTGTGATCAATCCCCTGGGTCAAGCCCTCGATCAAAAAGGCCCTGTCAGACCTCAGCATCGTCTGCCAATCGAACGGCCCGCTCCACATATCATGGATCGCGCTCCAGTAACGGTACCACTGCAAACAGGTATCAAGGTCATCGATGCCATGATCCCGATCGGACGCGGTCAGCGGGAGCTGATTCTGGGAGATCGACAAACCGGAAAAACGTCATTGGCGATCGATACCATTCTCAATCAACGCGATCAAGATGTGATTTGTATCTATTGCGTGATCGGTCAGCGGGCCTCAGCAGTTGCCAAAGTCATCGCCACTTTAAAGGAGCAGGGCGCTCTAGACTATACCGTGGTAGTCGTTACCGAAGGCAATGACCCGCCAGGTCTGGCCTATATCGCCCCCTATGCAGCGACCAGCATTGCTGAATACTTCATGGAAGCAGGCCACGACACCCTGATTGTCTACGATGATCTAACCCACCATGCCCGCGCCTATCGCGAACTTTCGCTGCTGATGCGCCGTCCGCCTGGCCGTGAAGCCTTTCCCGGTGATATCTTCTATCTCCATTCCCGTCTGCTCGAACGCGCCACCCGTCTCAGACCCGAATTGGGTGGGGGTTCACTGACCGCCCTGCCCATCATTGAAACCGAAGCCCAGGATATTTCAGCCTATATCCCCACCAATCTGATCTCGATTACCGATGGCCAGATCTATCTCTCGCCAACCCTATTTGAATTGGGCATTTTACCCGCCATTGATGCCGGGAAATCAGTCTCCCGTGTGGGGGGCAAAGCCCAATATCCAATCTATCGGGCTGCAGCGGGTGATCTCAAACTGGCCTATGCCCAGTTTGAAGAACTTGAAAGTTTTGCCCGCTTTGGGGCCCGTCTCGACGAAGAAACGCAAAAAATTATTGCGCACGGACGTCGAATTCGGGCCTGTCTGAAGCAGCCTGAACTGGCCCCAGTCAATCTACCCGTGCAAATTGCCGTACTTCTGGCCTTGAGCCAGAAAGAATTCGATCGCATTCCCCTGGATCAGATCGCTGCTGCCCTTGAAGCACTCAACCAGGCTTTCACCCCCAAAATTTGCTCCCAACTCCCACCTCCCGAAAAAATGGGAAAGCCAGAAGAAGACTTTCTGCTTGAAATCGCCCGTCAAACCCTGCAAGCCTTTCAACGGCAACCTGAAAAGCCCAACACCCCATGA
- a CDS encoding F0F1 ATP synthase subunit B, with amino-acid sequence MLFDWFTVAAQGLNFLILVWLMKRFLYQPVLNAIEARESRVAGILAEAQAKESAAEQEKSLFQNQNTAFAKQREKLLEDARKEAQNLREKLLAEAHQTADELKAKHQQALLKDQEAFNHALRQRTQAEVLAISRQVLADLANIPFEAQMLSVFLQRLENLPADTLQVLRESSSSSPLILRTAQALSAEQRQACENHLKNILGAQSILVFEPTPTLIGGLELSRQGHKLAWSIEDYLTELENSAHERIQAKQAEHVSENHVSPP; translated from the coding sequence GTGCTTTTTGATTGGTTTACCGTTGCCGCCCAAGGACTCAATTTTCTGATCCTGGTCTGGCTCATGAAACGTTTCCTTTACCAGCCCGTACTCAATGCCATTGAAGCCCGAGAATCGCGTGTGGCAGGCATTCTGGCAGAAGCTCAAGCCAAAGAAAGCGCCGCAGAACAGGAGAAATCCCTGTTTCAGAACCAAAATACAGCCTTTGCCAAGCAACGTGAAAAACTTTTGGAGGATGCCCGCAAAGAAGCGCAAAACCTGCGTGAAAAATTGCTCGCAGAAGCACATCAAACTGCCGATGAACTCAAGGCGAAGCATCAGCAAGCCCTGCTCAAAGATCAGGAGGCCTTTAACCACGCCCTGCGCCAGCGCACCCAAGCTGAAGTTTTGGCAATCAGCCGTCAGGTTCTGGCAGATCTGGCGAATATCCCTTTTGAAGCGCAAATGCTCTCGGTTTTCTTACAACGTTTAGAGAACTTACCCGCTGATACCCTCCAGGTTTTGCGTGAAAGTTCATCTTCCAGCCCCTTGATCCTGCGTACGGCCCAAGCACTCTCTGCAGAGCAGCGTCAAGCATGTGAAAACCACCTGAAAAATATATTAGGAGCCCAAAGCATTCTGGTCTTCGAACCCACACCGACGCTGATCGGAGGCCTTGAACTCAGTCGCCAGGGGCATAAACTTGCCTGGAGCATCGAAGATTATCTGACAGAACTCGAAAACAGTGCCCATGAACGTATTCAGGCCAAGCAAGCAGAGCATGTATCAGAAAACCATGTGAGTCCCCCATGA
- the atpE gene encoding ATP synthase F0 subunit C: protein MDQQTLIAMASIVISGITISLGCFGPALAEGWAISSALNSLAQQPDASPTITRTLFVGLAMIESTAIYCFVVSMILIFANPFWNHVIAHGAGK, encoded by the coding sequence ATGGATCAACAAACGCTTATTGCAATGGCCTCAATCGTGATTTCTGGCATTACGATCAGCCTGGGCTGTTTTGGCCCCGCTTTGGCAGAGGGCTGGGCTATTTCCTCTGCTCTCAACTCTCTGGCCCAGCAACCCGATGCCTCGCCCACGATTACGCGCACCCTGTTTGTAGGTTTGGCCATGATTGAATCTACAGCCATTTATTGCTTCGTGGTTTCGATGATTCTGATCTTCGCCAACCCCTTTTGGAACCATGTCATCGCCCACGGAGCAGGAAAATAA
- a CDS encoding F0F1 ATP synthase subunit A — MRLSPDEIIFWQSGFFKLNATLVSTWVLMAVLTLGSILITRKLSTGLERSRWQNLLEIIVTGILGQIEEVGLSSPQKYLSFLGTLFLLIAAASLSTVIPGFEPPTGSLSTTAALALCVFVAVPFFGILDQGLKGYLKTYLEPTFIMLPFNIISELSRTLALAIRLFGNMMSGGMIIAILLTITPFIFPILITALGLLTGLVQAYIFSILAGVYIAAAVKVRQPHLPPEPNPSDFQTQH; from the coding sequence ATGCGCCTGAGTCCTGATGAAATCATTTTCTGGCAGTCTGGTTTTTTTAAACTCAATGCGACCTTGGTCTCCACCTGGGTGCTGATGGCAGTCCTGACCCTGGGCTCGATACTGATTACACGCAAACTCTCAACAGGTCTTGAGCGCTCCCGTTGGCAAAACCTGCTCGAAATCATCGTCACCGGTATACTGGGCCAAATCGAAGAAGTCGGACTCAGCTCTCCGCAAAAATACCTCAGTTTTTTGGGAACGCTCTTTCTGCTGATTGCAGCCGCCAGTCTGAGCACAGTGATTCCTGGTTTTGAGCCCCCCACAGGTTCACTCTCCACCACTGCAGCACTCGCACTCTGCGTTTTTGTGGCGGTTCCATTTTTCGGGATTTTGGATCAAGGCTTGAAAGGCTATCTCAAAACCTATTTAGAACCCACTTTTATCATGTTGCCCTTTAATATTATCAGCGAGCTGTCACGCACCTTGGCGCTGGCGATCCGTTTATTTGGCAATATGATGAGTGGCGGCATGATTATCGCCATTTTACTCACCATCACCCCCTTTATTTTTCCGATTCTGATTACCGCCTTGGGTCTGTTAACAGGCCTGGTACAGGCCTATATTTTCAGCATTCTGGCAGGTGTTTATATCGCAGCAGCTGTCAAAGTCCGTCAACCCCATCTGCCGCCCGAACCAAATCCAAGCGATTTTCAAACCCAACACTAA
- a CDS encoding F0F1 ATP synthase subunit, producing the protein MTEKKQPSQSSLSRQISAKAERKLKARRKSNSEVWLGLGMIGMIGWSVVVPTLLGAALGLWLDQQDPGHHSWTLALLAVGLVLGCLNAWHWVAQEDKAIQEEHRDV; encoded by the coding sequence ATGACTGAAAAAAAACAACCTTCTCAGTCCAGCCTCAGCCGTCAGATCAGCGCCAAAGCCGAACGCAAACTCAAGGCACGCCGAAAAAGCAATTCCGAAGTCTGGTTGGGTTTGGGCATGATTGGGATGATTGGCTGGTCGGTTGTGGTGCCAACTTTGCTGGGCGCAGCCCTGGGGCTTTGGCTTGATCAACAGGATCCTGGTCACCATTCCTGGACCTTGGCACTTTTAGCCGTGGGGCTGGTCTTGGGGTGTCTGAACGCCTGGCATTGGGTCGCCCAAGAAGACAAAGCCATTCAGGAGGAGCATCGCGATGTTTGA
- a CDS encoding F0F1 ATP synthase subunit epsilon (part of catalytic core of ATP synthase; alpha(3)beta(3)gamma(1)delta(1)epsilon(1); involved in producing ATP from ADP in the presence of the proton motive force across the membrane): protein MNLKILLPFQVFAEKQQLSRIVAETQAGSFGILPQRLDCVAALVPGILSYENQAEGEVFVAIDEGILVKTGPEVVISVRNAAGGRNLEELYQIVETEFLNLNAREQSIRSVMAKIESNLIRHLAKFHHD, encoded by the coding sequence AGTTTTTGCCGAAAAACAACAGCTCTCACGCATCGTGGCCGAAACCCAGGCTGGCTCCTTTGGTATTTTGCCCCAACGCCTGGATTGTGTGGCCGCGCTTGTGCCTGGCATTCTGAGCTATGAAAATCAAGCAGAAGGTGAGGTTTTCGTGGCCATTGATGAGGGGATTCTCGTAAAAACAGGCCCTGAGGTTGTCATTTCTGTGCGCAATGCTGCAGGTGGCAGAAATCTCGAAGAATTGTATCAAATTGTCGAGACCGAATTTCTCAACCTGAATGCACGTGAGCAGAGTATTCGCTCTGTGATGGCGAAAATCGAAAGCAATTTAATCCGTCACCTGGCAAAGTTTCACCATGACTGA